The genome window CTGAAGCTCGCCCTGCATATGATGAAACGCGGCGGCTACATCTCTGACCATGACGAACTGATCGGCCGAAAGCTCGCTCACATCATGGCAGGCGGCACGATCAACCATCGAACGCAGGTGACAGAGCGTTACCTGCTCGATCTCGAACGCGAGGCTTTCGTCTCCTTATGCGGCGAGCGAAAAACGCAAGAACGCATCGCTGCTATGCTCAAGACCGGCAAGCCGCTGCGCAATTAGTCTTCTTTGCGGCTTTGCGGGAACCTCTTTATTTCCCGCAAAGCCGCAAAGACCGCGAAGGAAGAAAGAAGGTGGAAATGGACGAACGCTGCACCTGGCCAAAAAATGACCTCGCGATCAAGTATCACGACGAGGAATGGGGCGTGCCGTGTCATGACGACGCGAAGCTCTTTGAATTCATCATCCTCGAGGGTGCGCAGGCCGGGCTGAGTTGGGACACGATCCTGCGGAAACGCGAGAACTATCGCAAGGCGTTCGACGGCTTTGATGTCCAGAAGGTCGCGCGATACACGGACAAACGGATCGAAAAACTGCTGCTCGATCCCGGCATCATTCGCAACCGGCAAAAGGTCGCGGCGGCGGTGAAGAATGCAAAGGCGTTTATCGCGATACAAAGGGAATTCGGCTCGTTCGACAAGTACATCTGGGCGTTTATTGGCAACAAACCGATCGTGAACCGCTGCAAGGTCGATACCGACATCGCGGCAAAGACTGAGATGTCCGACCGCATCAGCGCGGACCTCAAGAAACGCGGCTTTTCATTCGTCGGCTCGACCATCATCTACGCCCATATGCAGGCGACGGGAATGGTCAACGATCACCTAACAGATTGTTTTCGACATAAGGAGTGCCGATAGTGTCTGAAATGGCCGAGGATATCGAAATAGAAGATCCGTATGCGGACGGCGACTTTCTTCCGTTACGGAGCGACGAACAATGGTTCAAATACGAAATGCTGAGTCTGGTTTACGCATTGACCGTTGACACGTCGCGCTCGCCCGAGGAACTGAAGAATCTGGCCATTGTAAGGCTCGCACTTGAACGTCTTCCCCGGACGACACCCGCAGTGCATATGGAGATGGGCATCGTTTTGGAGAATGGCGGCGAGATGAGTTACACCAATTTATCGATCAGCGAGGAGCGGATGAGCATCTCTGTAGGCGGCTATGTGCGAGGGGATTTTGGGGGTGACAGCTACAGCACCACATTATTTGAATGCGAATCGAACGGGTTTCGCGACGGGTCGTTGGATCCTTACGAGATCGGCTCATGGCAAGCCCAGACGCAAGAACTGATTAACCTTGGAGCCCGACTTTCACTAGGCGATTGCGGCGAAGAAAGCGAGATCGAATGGGAAAGCGAGTTCGATGAAGATCAATTCGAGGTTCTGGAAGAGAAGATTCAACGATGGGAAGAACAAACATGAAAGAAGCAGTAATAGTATCAGCCGTTCGAACGGCTGTCGGAAAAGCCCCAAAAGGCACGCTTAGGAATACGCGTTCGGACGAATTGGGCGCGGCGGCCATTAGGGAATCGGTTGCGCACTCAGGAATTGAAGCCTCGATGATCGACGACGTCATTATGGGCTGCGCGTTTCCCGAGGCGGAGCAGGGTATGAACGTCGCTCGGACGGCAATGATAGCGGCGGGCTTGCCGGTCGAGACTTCGGCGATGACGGTGAACCGGTATTGCTCGTCGGGTTTGCAGACGATCGCGCTTGCGGCTGATCGTGTTGCGACGGGCGGCGCGGATGTGATCGTTGCGGGCGGGCTTGAGACGATGTCGATGATACCGATGGGCGGTAACGTATTCCGGCCGAATCCGGCGCTCACCGACACGTATCCCGATTACTACCTAAACATGGGCCTGACGGCCGAGAATCTTGCGCGCAAATACGAGATCACTCGTGAACAGGCAGACGAATTCTCGATGCAGTCGCACCACAAGGCCGCCGCCGCGATAGCAGCGGGTAATTTCAAGGACGAGATCGTCCCCGTGAATGTCTTTGTCGATGAGTTTGATGAAAAAGGCCGTGTTCGCCGCAAAGAAGTCGTTTTCGCGCAGGACGAAGGCGTCCGCGCCGACACCTCGATGGAAGGTTTGGCGAAGCTCAAGCCTGCGTTTCATGCGGCCGGGACCGTAACCGCCGGTAACTCTTCGCAAATGTCCGACGGGGC of Chloracidobacterium sp. contains these proteins:
- a CDS encoding DNA-3-methyladenine glycosylase I; protein product: MDERCTWPKNDLAIKYHDEEWGVPCHDDAKLFEFIILEGAQAGLSWDTILRKRENYRKAFDGFDVQKVARYTDKRIEKLLLDPGIIRNRQKVAAAVKNAKAFIAIQREFGSFDKYIWAFIGNKPIVNRCKVDTDIAAKTEMSDRISADLKKRGFSFVGSTIIYAHMQATGMVNDHLTDCFRHKECR
- a CDS encoding acetyl-CoA C-acyltransferase, with the translated sequence MKEAVIVSAVRTAVGKAPKGTLRNTRSDELGAAAIRESVAHSGIEASMIDDVIMGCAFPEAEQGMNVARTAMIAAGLPVETSAMTVNRYCSSGLQTIALAADRVATGGADVIVAGGLETMSMIPMGGNVFRPNPALTDTYPDYYLNMGLTAENLARKYEITREQADEFSMQSHHKAAAAIAAGNFKDEIVPVNVFVDEFDEKGRVRRKEVVFAQDEGVRADTSMEGLAKLKPAFHAAGTVTAGNSSQMSDGAAAAVVMSADKAKELGVTPLARFVSFATAGCLPEEMGIGPVYAIPKALKLADLTLDQIDVIELNEAFAAQGLSVMKLLEMDPSKVNVNGGAVALGHPLGCTGAKLTATILQELKRRNARYGMVTMCVGGGMGAAGIFERI